Within Fusobacterium gonidiaformans ATCC 25563, the genomic segment ATCTTCCAAAAGAATGGGGACTTTTAAAAAATAATGTAAAAGATTGTGCAGCAAAGTTCTTTTATAATAAGACGAAAAGAAATCCGATGATTTTACCAATTATTACAGAAATATAAATGAAAATATAAGGAGAATTATGAAATTAACAAGTAAACAAAGAGCATTTTTAAAAAAGAAAGCACATGAATTAAATCCAATTGTACGAATTGGAAAAGATGGACTTCAAGAAACAGTGATTGAGAGTATTTTATCTGCCATTGACTCCAGAGAGTTAATTAAAGTTAAAATTTTACAAAATTGTGAAACAGAAAAAGAAGAAATCTATCAACAATTATTAGAAGAAACAAGATTTGATGTGGTAGGGATGATTGGAAGAACTATCATTGTATTCAAAGAAAATAAAGAAAAACCAGTAGTTTCAACAGAATTAAAATCTTTATAAGGGAAAAGGATATGGGTGGCAAAGGTGTTAGACTTAGAAAAGAAAGCAATTGAGATAAGAAAAACACTGATTCAGACAGTGAGTCGAACAGGAGGACATCTGGCTCCCAATTTGGGAGTTGTGGAATTAACCCTAGCACTACATCATGTTTTCGATTTTTCAAAAGATAAATTATTATTTGATGTGGGACATCAATCATATGTTCACAAATTATTAACAGATAGAAAAGAAAGATTCTCTACCTTAAGAACTAGAGGAGGAGTCGGTCCTTTTCTAGATCCGACAGAAAGTTCCTGGGATCATTTTATTTCTGGTCATGCAGGAACTGCCTTAGCTGCGGCTGTGGGAATGGCAAAGGCTTATCCTGAAAAGAAAATTGTTGTGGTAATTGGAGATGCCTCGATTGCAAATGGACACTCAATGGAAGCTTTAAATTATATTGGTGGAGAAAAGATTAAAAATATTTTAGTAATTTTAAATGATAATGAAATGTCCATTGGTAGAAATGTGGGTTCCCTTTCTAAATTTTTAGGAAAAGTTATGCTAAGCTCTCCTTATTTATCATTAAGAAAAGAAATTCGTTCTTTTGTTGATAAAATTCAAGCTACCTCTATAAAAGATACCTTAGAAAGAATGGAAATTTCAGTGAAAAATTTTTTGTTTCCAACAAATGTAGCTGAAAATTTTGGTTATATTTTTTTAGGAAGCATTGATGGTCACAATTTGGAAGAATTAGTAGACACTTTCTTAAAGGCAAAAGAAATGGAAGGACCTCTGTTTTTACATGTAAAGACAGTCAAAGGGAAAGGATATCGATTTGCTGAACAAAATACAGAAAAATTTCATGGAATTGCTCCATTTGACTTATCCACAGGAGTTGTAGCAAATTCTTCTGAGACCTATTCTAATGTTTTTGGCACAAAAATGAAGGAGATTTCTAAGAAAGACAATTCTGTCTTTGCTATTACTGCAGGTATGTTAAGTGGAACAGGACTGAAAAAAATGGCAGAAGTTTTTCCGGAAAGAGTTTTAGATACAGGGATTGCAGAGGGCTTTGCTACTACAATGTCTGCTGGGCTTGCTATTTCAGGGAAAAAACCATATTTATGTATTTACTCGACTTTTCTACAAAGAAGTTTCAGCCAAATTATTCATGATATTTCACTTCAAAATTTACCGGTACGTTTTATTATTGATAGAGCAGGGATTGTAGGAGAAGATGGAAAGACACATCACGGATTGCATGATTTATCTTTTTTATTAAGTATTCCTAATATAGTAGTATTGAATCCTACTACAAAAGAAGAGTTAGAAGAAATGTTAAATTTTTCATTGGAATATCAACAAGGCCCTATGGCAATTCGAATTCCAAGAGATGTCGCATATTCATTACCTATGCAGTCTACATGGCAAATTGGAACATGGCAAGAAGTGAAAACAGGGAAGAAAACTTTATTGATTGCAGTTGGATCGATGTTAAAAGAAGTATTAATTTTGGAACTTGAAGCAACAATCGTGGCAGCGTCTAGTCTACGTCCTTTGGATAAAGAGTATATCAAGAGTCAGTTTGAGAAATACGAAACAATTATTGTGTGTGAAGAAAATTATAAGGAAGCATCCTTTTTTCAATATTTGTTAAATGAATTGGACAGTATGGGAATCCAAAGAAAGTTATATAGTATATCTTTGTCATCTTTTATTATAAGTCATGGAAAAAGAAAGGAATTGTTAGAAGAGTATGGTTTATCTGGGGCAAAACTTTTAGAAAGAATAGAGGAAATTGTAGATGGAGGAAAAAAATAACAAATCATACTATTTTATAAAAGAATTATTACAATT encodes:
- the yhbY gene encoding ribosome assembly RNA-binding protein YhbY → MKLTSKQRAFLKKKAHELNPIVRIGKDGLQETVIESILSAIDSRELIKVKILQNCETEKEEIYQQLLEETRFDVVGMIGRTIIVFKENKEKPVVSTELKSL
- the dxs gene encoding 1-deoxy-D-xylulose-5-phosphate synthase; this translates as MLDLEKKAIEIRKTLIQTVSRTGGHLAPNLGVVELTLALHHVFDFSKDKLLFDVGHQSYVHKLLTDRKERFSTLRTRGGVGPFLDPTESSWDHFISGHAGTALAAAVGMAKAYPEKKIVVVIGDASIANGHSMEALNYIGGEKIKNILVILNDNEMSIGRNVGSLSKFLGKVMLSSPYLSLRKEIRSFVDKIQATSIKDTLERMEISVKNFLFPTNVAENFGYIFLGSIDGHNLEELVDTFLKAKEMEGPLFLHVKTVKGKGYRFAEQNTEKFHGIAPFDLSTGVVANSSETYSNVFGTKMKEISKKDNSVFAITAGMLSGTGLKKMAEVFPERVLDTGIAEGFATTMSAGLAISGKKPYLCIYSTFLQRSFSQIIHDISLQNLPVRFIIDRAGIVGEDGKTHHGLHDLSFLLSIPNIVVLNPTTKEELEEMLNFSLEYQQGPMAIRIPRDVAYSLPMQSTWQIGTWQEVKTGKKTLLIAVGSMLKEVLILELEATIVAASSLRPLDKEYIKSQFEKYETIIVCEENYKEASFFQYLLNELDSMGIQRKLYSISLSSFIISHGKRKELLEEYGLSGAKLLERIEEIVDGGKK